In the genome of Planctomycetota bacterium, the window GGCGTCGGGCGTCAGGCGCTGGGGCGTGCGGGCGCCGGCGGCGTGGGTGATCTCCTCGCGCACGACCGTCCCATCGATGTCGTCGGCGCCGAACCTGAGGGCGACCTGCGCGAGGTCCGGCGTCAGCATCACCCAGAAGGCTTTCAGGTGGTCGAAGTTGTCCAGCAGGAGCCTCGCGGCGGCCATCGTCCTCAGGTCGTCGGCGGCCGTCGGCCCTTCGAGGTCGGCCATCGCCGTCCCCTCCGGATGGAACGGCAGAGGAATGAACGCCTGAAATCCCCGCGTCTCGTCCTGCAGGCCGCGGAGCGCCAGAAGATGGTCCACGCGGTCGGCCTGGGATTCCAGGTGGCCGTAGAGCATCGTCGCGTTGGTCGCGAGGCCGAGGGCGTGTGCCCGACGATGGACGTCGAGCCAGGCCTCGCTGCTCAGTTTTCGCGGGCAGATGCGCCGGCGGACGCCGGCGTCGAAGATCTCCGCGCCGCCGCCCGGCAAGCCCGCCAAGCCCGCCGCCTTCAGGCGCCCGAGCACGTCCGTCACCGAGAGGCCCGCTTGCCGCGCCGCGTACTCCACCTCGACGGCCGTCAGCGCCTGGAGGCACACCTCGGGAAACGCTTCGTGCAGCCGGCCGATCATGCCGAGGTAATAGTCCAGCCCGACGTCGGGATGGAGGCCGCCGACGATGTGGATTTCGGTCGCTCCCGCCTCGACGTCGGGGGCGGCCCGGTCGAGAATCTCCTCAATGTCCAACAGATAGGCGTCCGCGTCGCCGCTTTCGCGGGCGAACGCGCAGAAGCGGCACCGGTTGAGGCAGGCGTTCGTATAGTTGACGTGCGTGTTGATGATGTAAAAGGCGGCCAGGCCGTGGCGCCGGCGGCGTTCGGCGTCGGCCAGCCGACCGACGGCCGCCAAGTCGTCCGAGGCAAAGAGCGCCAGGCCGTCCTCGCGCGAG includes:
- the mqnE gene encoding aminofutalosine synthase MqnE, which encodes MSDLEAIAAKVEAGERLSREDGLALFASDDLAAVGRLADAERRRRHGLAAFYIINTHVNYTNACLNRCRFCAFARESGDADAYLLDIEEILDRAAPDVEAGATEIHIVGGLHPDVGLDYYLGMIGRLHEAFPEVCLQALTAVEVEYAARQAGLSVTDVLGRLKAAGLAGLPGGGAEIFDAGVRRRICPRKLSSEAWLDVHRRAHALGLATNATMLYGHLESQADRVDHLLALRGLQDETRGFQAFIPLPFHPEGTAMADLEGPTAADDLRTMAAARLLLDNFDHLKAFWVMLTPDLAQVALRFGADDIDGTVVREEITHAAGARTPQRLTPDA